In one Massilia endophytica genomic region, the following are encoded:
- a CDS encoding alpha/beta hydrolase — protein sequence MKKDTLHEIAPLAPDLKLRDIEVGGAQGPLPARLFTAGGAGKRDTLVVFFHGGGFVGGSIDEGDEFLSHLVSMNANTVGLASAYTLATQKPFPAAVEDAHAVLLWAKKNKSKLNWSGKRLVVSGIEAGANVAAVATLMARDRGGPALGGQVLIMPMLDPGLSTCSMREMPNCPDKAAVADQCAAAYRGYLPNAADRTHPYASPLQSSRLKNLPSALILSAEDDPLRDEAEQYGAKLIACGVTTTVKRLPAPPLEPGGRNECACSFAMSEIAAFIAGPEVEAPQA from the coding sequence ATGAAGAAGGACACGCTGCACGAGATCGCGCCGCTGGCGCCGGACCTGAAGCTGCGCGACATCGAGGTCGGCGGCGCCCAGGGCCCCCTGCCCGCCCGCCTGTTCACCGCCGGTGGGGCGGGCAAGCGCGATACGCTGGTGGTGTTTTTCCACGGCGGCGGCTTCGTGGGCGGCTCCATCGACGAGGGCGACGAGTTCCTGAGCCACCTCGTGAGCATGAATGCGAATACCGTGGGCCTGGCATCGGCCTACACCCTGGCGACACAGAAGCCATTCCCCGCGGCGGTGGAAGACGCCCACGCGGTGCTCCTGTGGGCCAAGAAGAACAAGAGCAAATTGAACTGGAGCGGCAAGCGCCTGGTGGTATCGGGCATCGAAGCGGGCGCCAATGTGGCGGCCGTGGCGACCTTGATGGCGCGCGACCGGGGCGGTCCCGCCCTGGGCGGCCAGGTGCTGATCATGCCCATGCTGGATCCGGGCCTCTCCACCTGCTCGATGCGCGAAATGCCGAATTGTCCGGACAAGGCCGCCGTCGCCGACCAGTGCGCCGCCGCCTACCGGGGTTATCTGCCGAATGCCGCCGACCGTACCCACCCGTACGCCTCGCCGCTGCAGTCGAGCCGCCTGAAGAATCTGCCGTCCGCGCTGATCCTGTCTGCCGAAGACGATCCCCTGCGCGACGAGGCGGAGCAGTACGGCGCCAAGCTGATTGCCTGCGGCGTGACGACGACGGTGAAGCGCCTGCCGGCGCCGCCCCTGGAACCGGGCGGCCGCAACGAATGCGCCTGTTCCTTCGCCATGAGCGAGATCGCCGCCTTTATCGCGGGGCCGGAAGTGGAAGCCCCACAGGCATGA
- a CDS encoding efflux RND transporter periplasmic adaptor subunit — protein sequence MKKLPNMTALARPLVAALAVAGLAAVTLAGCDSAKGKAAEAPAAGGPPISAATVIEKGVVETQEFSGRLEAIDRVEIRARVSGFITAVNFKPGSEVKKGDVLFVIDQRPYAAEAARAEAAAHSARARADLARLELTRAERLLADKAIAQREFDERASAQKELDANARAAQAQYEAAKLNLAYTQVVSPINGRVSKAEITVGNLVDASAVLTSVVSMDRIYASFDGDESTYLRVGAQSHKGQPVVVKVGLANEEGFPHQGKLEFVDNQLDPQTGSVRMRATFANEDRALAPGLFARVQLSGTDANKAILINDRAVGTDQSRKFVFVVDKDSKAEYRPVKLGPTVDGLRVVREGLKPGEKIVVSGLQRVRPGAPVTAQTVAMDFDPSAPQPEKKKDDKVAAADTGAKATSKQ from the coding sequence ATGAAAAAACTTCCAAACATGACAGCACTGGCGCGGCCTCTGGTCGCGGCGCTGGCCGTCGCAGGCCTGGCCGCAGTGACCCTGGCCGGCTGCGACAGCGCCAAGGGCAAGGCCGCGGAAGCGCCGGCTGCAGGCGGGCCGCCCATTTCCGCCGCCACGGTGATCGAGAAGGGCGTCGTTGAAACCCAGGAGTTCTCTGGCCGCCTGGAAGCCATCGACCGCGTCGAAATCCGCGCGCGCGTCAGCGGCTTCATCACGGCTGTGAACTTCAAGCCTGGCAGCGAAGTGAAGAAAGGCGACGTGCTGTTCGTGATCGACCAGCGTCCGTACGCCGCCGAAGCTGCACGCGCCGAGGCGGCCGCCCACTCGGCCCGCGCCCGCGCCGACCTGGCCCGCCTGGAACTGACCCGTGCCGAACGCCTGCTGGCCGACAAAGCCATCGCCCAGCGCGAGTTCGACGAGCGCGCATCGGCCCAGAAGGAGCTCGACGCCAACGCCCGCGCAGCCCAGGCCCAGTATGAAGCCGCGAAGCTGAACCTGGCCTACACCCAGGTGGTTTCGCCGATCAACGGCCGCGTGTCGAAAGCCGAAATCACTGTCGGCAACCTCGTGGACGCTTCCGCTGTGCTGACCTCCGTGGTCTCCATGGACAGGATATACGCCAGCTTCGACGGCGACGAGAGCACCTACCTGCGCGTCGGCGCCCAGTCGCACAAAGGCCAGCCGGTGGTAGTGAAGGTTGGCCTGGCCAACGAAGAAGGTTTCCCGCACCAGGGCAAGCTGGAATTCGTGGACAACCAGCTCGATCCGCAAACGGGCAGCGTGCGCATGCGCGCCACCTTCGCCAACGAAGACCGCGCCCTGGCGCCTGGCCTCTTCGCCCGCGTCCAGCTCTCCGGCACCGATGCGAACAAGGCCATTCTGATCAACGACCGCGCCGTCGGCACGGACCAGAGCCGCAAGTTCGTGTTCGTGGTGGACAAGGACAGCAAGGCGGAATACCGCCCCGTGAAGCTGGGCCCCACGGTGGACGGCCTGCGCGTTGTGCGCGAAGGCCTGAAGCCGGGCGAAAAGATCGTGGTGAGCGGCCTGCAGCGCGTGCGCCCAGGAGCTCCGGTGACCGCGCAAACGGTTGCGATGGACTTCGACCCTTCCGCACCACAGCCTGAAAAGAAAAAAGACGACAAGGTCGCCGCTGCCGATACCGGCGCAAAGGCCACGTCCAAACAATAA
- a CDS encoding efflux RND transporter permease subunit, translating to MNFSRFFIDKPIFAAVLSIVIFVAGLISIFKLPISEYPDVVPPSVVVRAQYPGANPKVIAETVAAPLEEQINGVENMLYMSSQNTSDGSLALTVTFAIGTNVEQAETAVQNRVQRALPRLPEEVRQIGVTTVKSSPNLTMVVHLNSPDGRYDDLYLRNYAVLNIKDQLARLHGMGDVQLFGSGDYAMRIWLDPQKVAARNLTAGDVVQAIREQNVQVAAGVIGQGPAKDADFQLTVNTQGRLNSVEEFGDIVVKTNEDGATTLLKDVARLEMGSNSYALRSLLNNKSAVAIPIFEAPNANALQLSTDVRNKMKELSKDFPEGVEYSIVYDPTQFVRESIDSVIHTLIEAIVLVALVVIVFLQTWRASIIPLLAVPVSVVGTFAVMMGFGFSINTLSLFGLVLAIGIVVDDAIVVVENVERNIGNGLSPRDATIQAMKEVSGPIIAIALVLCAVFVPIAFVSGLTGQFYRQFALTIAISTVISAFSSLTLAPALSAALLKGHDAPKDALTRFMDKVFGRFFAAFNKFFGRASHGYEGGVKGVLRRKSASLVVYALLAVAGVFMFKVVPPGFVPAQDKQYLIGFAQLPDAASLDRTDAVIRKMSDIAKEIPGVENSISFPGLSINGFTNAPNAGIVFVGLDSFDKRRSKNLSAEAIAAEVNKRMGVIQDAFVMVLPPPPVNGLGTTGGFKLMIEDRGNLGYDELYKAVQALQMKAWQTPELAGVFSSYQINVPQLFADVDRVKAKQLGVPLSTIYQTLQINLGSLYVNDFNQFGRTYQVRVQADAQFRSHAEQISQLKVRNNKGEMIPLSSLMRVKDTYGPDRVQRYNAYVSADINGGAAPGVSSGQAQAIMAKLAQETLPKGITYEWTDLTYQEILAGNTMIYVFPLCVLLVFLVLAAQYESWTLPLAVILIVPMSILCALIGVKLTGGDNNIFTQIALFVLVGLASKNAILIVEFARELEDHGRSIVEAALEACRLRLRPILMTSIAFIMGVLPLVFSSGAGSEMRHAMGVAVFAGMLGVTFFGLFLTPVFYVLLRTLAKKLEKKSPVADKAAPQLEGTH from the coding sequence ATGAATTTCTCACGCTTCTTCATCGATAAGCCGATCTTCGCGGCCGTCTTATCGATTGTTATCTTCGTCGCGGGCTTGATATCGATCTTCAAGCTCCCGATCTCCGAGTATCCGGACGTGGTGCCGCCATCCGTGGTGGTGCGCGCCCAGTACCCGGGCGCCAATCCGAAAGTGATCGCCGAAACCGTTGCTGCGCCATTGGAGGAGCAGATCAACGGCGTCGAGAACATGCTCTACATGTCCTCGCAGAACACCTCGGACGGCTCCCTGGCCCTGACCGTGACCTTCGCCATCGGCACCAATGTCGAACAGGCGGAAACGGCTGTGCAGAACCGCGTGCAGCGCGCCTTGCCGCGCCTGCCGGAAGAGGTGCGCCAGATCGGTGTGACCACCGTGAAAAGCTCGCCCAACCTGACCATGGTGGTCCACCTGAATTCGCCGGACGGCCGTTACGACGACCTGTACCTGCGCAATTACGCGGTGCTGAACATCAAGGACCAGCTGGCCCGCCTGCATGGCATGGGCGACGTACAGCTGTTCGGTTCGGGCGACTACGCCATGCGCATCTGGCTCGATCCGCAGAAGGTGGCGGCGCGTAACCTGACCGCGGGCGACGTGGTGCAGGCCATCCGCGAACAGAACGTGCAGGTTGCGGCCGGTGTGATCGGCCAGGGACCGGCCAAGGACGCGGACTTCCAGCTCACCGTGAATACGCAGGGCCGCCTCAATTCGGTGGAGGAATTCGGCGACATCGTGGTCAAGACCAATGAAGACGGCGCGACCACGCTGCTGAAGGACGTCGCGCGCCTGGAAATGGGCTCGAACTCCTATGCGCTGCGCTCCCTGCTGAACAACAAGTCGGCGGTGGCCATCCCCATCTTCGAGGCGCCGAACGCGAATGCGCTCCAGCTGTCCACGGACGTGCGCAACAAGATGAAGGAACTGTCCAAAGATTTCCCGGAAGGCGTCGAATACAGCATTGTGTACGACCCGACCCAATTCGTGCGCGAGTCCATCGACTCCGTGATCCACACGCTGATCGAAGCCATCGTGCTCGTGGCGCTGGTGGTGATCGTGTTCCTGCAGACCTGGCGCGCCTCCATCATTCCGCTGCTGGCCGTGCCGGTGTCGGTGGTGGGTACTTTCGCCGTGATGATGGGCTTCGGCTTCTCGATCAACACGCTCTCGCTGTTCGGCCTTGTGCTGGCCATCGGTATCGTGGTGGACGACGCCATCGTGGTGGTGGAGAACGTCGAGCGTAATATCGGCAACGGCCTCTCGCCGCGCGATGCCACGATCCAGGCCATGAAAGAGGTGAGCGGTCCGATCATCGCCATTGCGCTGGTGCTGTGCGCCGTGTTCGTGCCGATCGCCTTCGTATCCGGCCTGACCGGCCAGTTCTACCGCCAGTTCGCGCTGACCATCGCCATTTCCACCGTGATCTCGGCATTCAGCTCGCTGACCCTGGCGCCTGCGCTGTCCGCGGCCCTGCTGAAGGGCCACGACGCGCCGAAAGACGCGCTGACCCGCTTCATGGACAAGGTCTTCGGCCGCTTCTTCGCCGCCTTCAACAAGTTCTTCGGCCGCGCGTCGCACGGCTACGAGGGCGGTGTGAAGGGCGTGCTGCGCCGCAAATCGGCGTCGCTGGTGGTGTATGCGCTGCTGGCAGTCGCGGGCGTGTTCATGTTCAAGGTGGTGCCTCCCGGCTTCGTTCCGGCGCAGGACAAGCAGTACCTGATCGGCTTCGCCCAGCTGCCTGACGCGGCCTCGCTGGACCGCACCGATGCCGTGATCCGCAAGATGTCCGACATCGCCAAGGAAATCCCTGGCGTGGAGAACTCCATCTCCTTCCCGGGCCTGTCGATCAACGGCTTCACCAATGCGCCGAACGCCGGTATCGTGTTCGTGGGCCTCGACTCCTTCGACAAGCGCCGCAGCAAGAACCTGTCCGCCGAGGCGATTGCCGCCGAAGTGAACAAGCGCATGGGCGTGATCCAGGATGCCTTCGTGATGGTGCTGCCTCCGCCGCCCGTCAATGGCCTGGGCACCACCGGCGGCTTCAAGCTGATGATCGAAGACCGCGGCAACCTTGGCTACGATGAGCTGTATAAGGCAGTCCAGGCCCTGCAGATGAAGGCCTGGCAGACGCCGGAGCTGGCGGGCGTGTTCTCCAGCTACCAGATCAACGTGCCGCAGCTGTTCGCCGATGTGGACCGCGTGAAGGCCAAGCAGCTGGGCGTGCCGCTGTCGACCATCTACCAGACCTTGCAGATCAATCTGGGCTCGCTGTACGTGAACGACTTCAACCAGTTCGGCCGCACCTACCAGGTGCGCGTGCAGGCTGACGCGCAGTTCCGTTCGCACGCCGAGCAGATCTCGCAGCTGAAGGTGCGCAACAACAAGGGCGAAATGATTCCACTGTCGTCCCTGATGCGCGTGAAGGACACCTATGGTCCGGACCGCGTGCAGCGCTACAACGCCTATGTGTCGGCCGATATCAACGGCGGCGCGGCGCCCGGCGTGTCCTCGGGCCAGGCCCAGGCCATCATGGCCAAGCTGGCGCAGGAGACTCTGCCAAAAGGCATCACCTACGAATGGACCGACCTGACCTATCAGGAGATCCTGGCCGGTAACACCATGATCTACGTGTTCCCGCTGTGCGTGCTGCTCGTGTTCCTGGTGCTGGCGGCGCAGTACGAAAGCTGGACCCTGCCGCTGGCGGTGATCCTGATCGTGCCGATGTCGATCCTGTGCGCCCTGATCGGCGTGAAGCTGACCGGCGGCGACAACAACATCTTCACGCAGATCGCCCTGTTCGTGCTGGTCGGGTTGGCGTCCAAGAACGCAATTCTGATCGTGGAATTCGCACGCGAGCTGGAAGACCATGGCCGCAGCATCGTGGAAGCGGCGCTGGAAGCCTGCCGCCTGCGTCTGCGTCCGATCCTGATGACGTCCATCGCCTTCATCATGGGCGTGCTGCCACTGGTGTTCTCCAGCGGCGCGGGTTCCGAGATGCGCCATGCCATGGGCGTGGCGGTGTTCGCGGGCATGCTGGGCGTGACCTTCTTCGGCCTGTTCCTGACGCCCGTGTTCTACGTGCTGCTGCGCACCCTGGCCAAGAAGCTTGAGAAGAAATCCCCGGTTGCCGACAAGGCAGCCCCACAACTGGAAGGGACCCACTAA
- a CDS encoding efflux transporter outer membrane subunit, translating to MNRMIAMGVAPLLAVLLAACAAPEFKQPAIEVPASFKETQAEVKTAADGTQWKQAQAAEQQPRGEWWLAFNDPALNELIAEATRNNANLAVAAARVKQARAIAGIAEADRIPQVGVGVGAQRTRASALELGLPQGTPVAPQTSYSASLTASYEVDLFGRVSSNVAAARGDAATVEANYRSVLLALQADVAQTYFRLRATDAELATVEQTVRLREESVKVNQRRFDLGDIGEFDLSRAKTELSTTRAEAIGLQRQRTTAEHALAVLLGKPAASFTAGVSPLLDSALMPVVPAGLPSALLERRPDIAAAQRAMEASNARIGVARAAMFPALNINANGGGLAGTFSDVFKWSSRSWVLGALMSAPLIDGGRNKANIARSEAALEESVASYRQSVLVAFAEVEDSLAGLRILSGQTAQIDAAVVSARRSADLAQKLYDAGRSSYLELLDAQRNLAAVERSAVQLRGNRAVTTVALIRALGGGWDSGAAMSNAQARN from the coding sequence ATGAACCGCATGATCGCCATGGGAGTGGCGCCGCTGCTGGCAGTATTGCTGGCAGCATGCGCCGCCCCTGAATTCAAACAGCCCGCCATCGAGGTCCCGGCTTCCTTCAAGGAGACGCAGGCCGAGGTGAAGACGGCTGCCGACGGCACGCAGTGGAAGCAGGCGCAGGCCGCCGAACAGCAGCCGCGCGGCGAATGGTGGCTGGCCTTCAACGATCCGGCCCTCAATGAGCTGATCGCCGAAGCCACCCGCAACAACGCGAACCTGGCCGTGGCCGCAGCCCGCGTGAAGCAGGCCCGCGCCATCGCGGGCATCGCCGAAGCGGACCGCATTCCGCAGGTCGGGGTGGGCGTCGGCGCCCAGCGCACCCGGGCTTCGGCCCTGGAGCTGGGCCTGCCTCAAGGCACGCCGGTGGCCCCCCAGACCAGCTATTCGGCCAGCCTCACGGCCAGCTACGAAGTGGACCTGTTCGGCCGCGTGTCGTCCAACGTTGCCGCGGCGCGCGGCGACGCGGCGACGGTGGAAGCGAACTACCGCTCCGTGCTGCTCGCCCTGCAGGCCGACGTGGCCCAGACCTATTTCCGCCTGCGCGCCACGGACGCCGAACTGGCGACCGTGGAGCAGACGGTCCGTCTGCGCGAGGAAAGCGTGAAGGTCAACCAGCGCCGCTTCGACCTGGGCGACATCGGCGAATTCGACCTGTCCCGCGCGAAGACCGAGCTGTCCACCACCCGCGCCGAAGCAATTGGCCTGCAACGCCAGCGCACCACGGCGGAGCATGCCCTGGCGGTCCTGCTGGGCAAGCCTGCGGCCAGCTTCACGGCCGGCGTGAGCCCGCTGCTCGATTCGGCGCTGATGCCGGTGGTTCCGGCAGGCCTGCCTTCGGCCCTGCTGGAGCGCCGCCCTGACATCGCCGCGGCACAGCGTGCGATGGAAGCCTCCAATGCCCGCATCGGCGTGGCCCGTGCGGCCATGTTCCCTGCGCTGAACATCAACGCGAACGGCGGCGGCTTGGCCGGAACGTTCAGCGATGTGTTCAAGTGGAGCAGCCGCTCCTGGGTGCTGGGCGCGCTGATGTCCGCGCCGCTGATCGATGGCGGCCGTAACAAGGCCAATATCGCGCGCAGCGAAGCGGCGCTGGAAGAGTCGGTGGCTTCCTACCGCCAGAGCGTGCTGGTGGCGTTTGCGGAAGTGGAAGACAGCCTGGCGGGCCTGCGCATCCTGTCCGGCCAGACGGCGCAGATCGATGCGGCCGTGGTCTCGGCCCGCCGTTCGGCCGACCTGGCGCAAAAGCTGTACGACGCTGGCCGCTCGAGCTATCTCGAACTGCTGGACGCGCAGCGCAACCTGGCGGCGGTGGAACGCAGCGCAGTCCAGCTGCGCGGCAACCGCGCGGTGACGACCGTGGCCCTGATCCGCGCCCTGGGCGGGGGCTGGGACAGCGGCGCCGCCATGAGCAACGCACAGGCCCGCAACTGA
- a CDS encoding polyphenol oxidase family protein: MVLITSALLSSIPNIRHGFGTASELVPEAQQELWDLRPLKRQVHGTRAAHIVQERQEVGDADAFHTSRPGIPVSVITADCVPLLLARSDGGHVAAVHAGWRGLYDGIIPTVLAQLTEHGEGEWVAAVGPTICAPCYEVSEELAEDFARRFEELPRNAVLPTHRHLDLRAIAEHQLRQAGVSRIEHVGGCTCCARDGGGELVFRSYRRGDRNSQQHAGLYIQTNGEQ; the protein is encoded by the coding sequence ATGGTTTTGATTACGAGCGCACTGCTCAGCAGCATTCCGAATATTCGTCACGGCTTCGGCACGGCTTCAGAACTGGTCCCCGAAGCACAGCAGGAACTCTGGGACCTTCGTCCCCTCAAGCGGCAGGTGCATGGAACGCGCGCCGCGCACATCGTGCAGGAGCGGCAGGAGGTGGGCGATGCCGATGCCTTCCATACGTCCCGGCCCGGCATTCCCGTCAGCGTCATCACCGCCGACTGCGTGCCGCTGCTGCTGGCGCGAAGCGATGGCGGCCACGTGGCAGCGGTGCACGCAGGCTGGCGCGGCCTGTACGACGGCATCATCCCCACCGTGCTGGCGCAGCTGACGGAGCATGGCGAAGGCGAGTGGGTGGCTGCCGTCGGCCCCACGATCTGCGCACCGTGCTACGAGGTCAGCGAGGAACTGGCGGAGGACTTTGCCCGCCGCTTCGAGGAGCTCCCACGTAATGCCGTACTGCCCACCCATCGCCATCTCGACCTGCGCGCCATCGCGGAGCATCAGCTGCGCCAGGCTGGCGTGAGCCGCATCGAGCATGTTGGCGGCTGCACCTGCTGCGCCCGTGATGGCGGCGGCGAACTGGTGTTCCGCAGCTACCGGCGCGGCGACCGCAATTCCCAGCAGCATGCTGGCCTTTATATCCAAACGAATGGAGAACAATGA
- the bla gene encoding subclass B3 metallo-beta-lactamase, whose translation MKTTNAITAAVLLAMSASAFAGWDDPQEPFKLHGNSYYVGPRGVSSVLITSPAGHILIDAGTAKSHEQIIPHIRQLGFKVEDIKYILTSHEHHDHVGSIAALQRASGAVVVGSPLSVAVMKTGEASKDDPQFGDLGKFEPAAATRVVKDGETISLGALAVTAHYTPGHTPGGVSWTWQSSEAGRTVNLVYADSLTAYGAPGYRFSSHPEVVASIQRSVARVAALKCDVLVTAHPEAGDLWTRKEKGSLIDPEACRKYAAKGSARLEQVLAEEKAKP comes from the coding sequence ATGAAAACAACGAACGCCATTACCGCAGCAGTACTGCTGGCCATGTCCGCATCCGCCTTCGCGGGCTGGGACGACCCGCAGGAGCCCTTCAAGCTGCATGGGAACAGCTATTACGTCGGCCCCAGGGGCGTGAGCTCGGTGCTGATTACTTCGCCCGCCGGCCATATCCTGATCGATGCCGGGACAGCGAAATCGCACGAGCAGATCATTCCCCATATCCGCCAGCTGGGTTTCAAGGTGGAGGACATCAAATACATCCTCACCTCGCACGAACACCATGACCACGTTGGCAGCATCGCGGCGCTGCAGCGCGCGAGCGGCGCGGTGGTCGTCGGCAGTCCGCTCAGCGTGGCTGTGATGAAGACGGGGGAGGCGAGCAAGGACGACCCGCAGTTCGGGGACCTGGGCAAGTTCGAGCCCGCTGCCGCAACCCGCGTCGTGAAGGATGGCGAAACGATCTCGCTGGGCGCGCTGGCCGTTACAGCGCATTACACGCCGGGGCACACACCGGGCGGCGTGAGCTGGACCTGGCAGTCGTCGGAGGCTGGGCGCACGGTCAACCTGGTGTACGCGGACAGCCTTACCGCCTATGGCGCGCCGGGCTACCGCTTCAGCAGCCATCCGGAAGTGGTGGCGAGCATCCAGCGCAGCGTGGCGCGCGTGGCGGCGCTGAAATGCGACGTGCTGGTGACCGCGCATCCCGAGGCTGGCGATCTGTGGACCAGAAAAGAGAAGGGGAGCCTGATCGACCCCGAAGCGTGCCGCAAGTACGCAGCAAAAGGCAGCGCGCGGCTCGAGCAGGTGCTTGCCGAAGAAAAGGCCAAACCCTGA